One window of the Methanococcus voltae genome contains the following:
- the cofH gene encoding 5-amino-6-(D-ribitylamino)uracil--L-tyrosine 4-hydroxyphenyl transferase CofH: MDYEIFKEKDISKKEAIELLENPENFFDTLKLADDLRKDICGDVVTYVNNANIYFTNICESGCKFCAFPHEKGVMDKYYMEPSEIAEKALWAKNNGATEVTLMGGVVREIDTYMQADIIKQIIEKTEYIDTHAYSPFEILVGAESAGLDVKEAIKILKEAGLHTVPGAAAEILNDDVRKIICPNKISVKDWVKVIKELHKQGIKTSSTIMYGHVEEPKHIVDHLFLLKEIQEETKGFTELITMSYLHKNTPLYTSGIVSSGASGDYDLLITALSRIILKDTIPNIQAPWVKLGIKLSQISLRCGANDVGGTLMGDEVSEAAGADEVSMTKDELRNSILAINRIPKERSTTYDIIE; the protein is encoded by the coding sequence ATGGATTATGAAATCTTTAAAGAAAAAGACATATCAAAAAAAGAAGCGATAGAATTATTAGAAAACCCCGAAAACTTTTTTGATACCTTAAAACTAGCAGATGATTTAAGAAAAGACATTTGCGGTGATGTAGTAACTTACGTAAATAATGCAAATATATATTTTACAAATATTTGTGAATCAGGTTGTAAATTTTGCGCATTTCCCCATGAAAAAGGAGTTATGGATAAATATTATATGGAACCTTCAGAAATAGCAGAAAAAGCCCTATGGGCCAAAAATAACGGCGCTACCGAAGTAACACTTATGGGTGGGGTAGTAAGGGAAATAGATACTTATATGCAAGCCGATATAATTAAACAAATTATTGAAAAGACAGAGTATATAGACACTCACGCATATTCGCCATTTGAAATATTGGTAGGTGCAGAAAGTGCAGGACTTGATGTTAAAGAAGCTATTAAAATATTAAAGGAAGCAGGATTGCATACTGTACCAGGAGCTGCCGCTGAAATATTAAACGATGATGTAAGGAAAATAATATGTCCAAACAAAATATCTGTTAAGGATTGGGTAAAAGTAATCAAAGAATTACACAAGCAAGGGATAAAAACATCATCCACTATAATGTATGGTCATGTTGAAGAGCCAAAACATATTGTAGACCATTTGTTCTTATTAAAAGAAATTCAAGAAGAAACTAAAGGTTTTACTGAATTAATAACAATGTCCTACTTGCATAAAAATACACCATTATATACTTCAGGAATTGTTTCTAGTGGTGCTTCAGGAGATTATGATTTATTAATTACCGCATTATCAAGAATAATTTTAAAAGATACTATACCAAATATACAAGCCCCTTGGGTAAAATTAGGCATAAAATTATCACAGATTAGTTTAAGATGTGGTGCAAATGATGTTGGTGGTACCTTAATGGGTGATGAAGTAAGTGAAGCCGCAGGTGCTGACGAAGTTTCTATGACTAAAGATGAATTGAGAAACTCCATATTGGCCATAAATAGGATTCCAAAAGAAAGAAGTACTACATACGATATAATTGAATAA
- the mer gene encoding 5,10-methylenetetrahydromethanopterin reductase: MKFGIEFVPNEPVTKLNYYVKLAEDNGFEFCWITDHYNNRNVYMTLGAIASATNKIKIGPGVTNPYVRSPAIAASAMATLDELSGGRATFGIGPGDKATFDALGIEWTKPVGTVKKAIAEMRELLAGKRLESGAQLAVKPSTDVPIYLGAQGPKMLETAGAIADGVLINASNPKDFEAAVPLIKKGAEDAGRSMADVDVAAYACMSVDKKSEKAKQAAIPVVAFIAAGSPPVVLERHGIPAEKVETIRAALKEGNFGAAFGAVDDQLLEAFALYGTPEEVIEKVKALEAMGVTQIVAGSPIGPNKDTSIKLIGKHIIPAFK; this comes from the coding sequence ATGAAATTCGGTATTGAATTTGTTCCAAACGAACCAGTAACTAAGTTAAACTACTACGTAAAGTTAGCTGAAGACAACGGTTTTGAATTCTGTTGGATTACAGACCACTACAACAACAGAAACGTTTACATGACCTTAGGTGCAATCGCATCAGCAACAAATAAAATTAAAATCGGTCCTGGTGTTACAAACCCATACGTAAGAAGCCCAGCAATTGCAGCATCGGCAATGGCAACATTAGATGAATTATCTGGTGGAAGAGCTACATTCGGTATTGGCCCTGGTGACAAGGCTACATTCGATGCATTAGGTATTGAATGGACAAAACCTGTAGGAACCGTTAAAAAAGCAATCGCTGAAATGAGAGAATTGTTAGCAGGTAAAAGATTAGAATCTGGTGCTCAGTTAGCAGTTAAACCATCAACTGACGTACCTATATACTTAGGTGCACAAGGACCTAAAATGTTAGAAACAGCAGGTGCAATCGCTGATGGTGTTTTAATCAACGCTTCAAACCCTAAAGACTTCGAAGCAGCAGTACCTTTAATTAAAAAAGGTGCAGAAGATGCAGGAAGAAGTATGGCAGATGTGGACGTTGCAGCATACGCTTGTATGTCAGTAGATAAAAAATCAGAAAAAGCAAAGCAAGCAGCTATCCCTGTAGTAGCATTTATTGCAGCAGGTTCACCTCCTGTAGTTTTAGAAAGACACGGAATACCTGCAGAAAAAGTAGAAACAATCAGAGCAGCTTTAAAAGAAGGTAACTTCGGTGCAGCATTTGGTGCAGTAGATGACCAGTTATTAGAAGCATTCGCTTTATACGGTACACCTGAAGAAGTTATTGAAAAAGTTAAAGCATTAGAAGCAATGGGTGTTACACAAATTGTTGCAGGTTCACCTATCGGACCTAACAAAGACACAAGTATTAAATTAATCGGTAAACACATCATACCAGCATTCAAATAA
- a CDS encoding DUF2666 domain-containing protein, which yields MAEEKILFNAKKGKWYVSKKLKIDENTADVEVSRILISVEETLSKKIKEYLPFDMIQLEEIADEIYVSKKGRVKEEDISQALAKLKSPATTKKLGKLTDLKEGKDILKVVLTNIILDRLGISTHIDIKTIDKFIEKSSDK from the coding sequence ATGGCTGAGGAAAAAATATTATTTAACGCAAAAAAAGGAAAATGGTACGTATCTAAAAAATTAAAGATAGATGAAAATACGGCAGATGTGGAAGTTTCAAGAATTTTAATATCCGTAGAGGAAACTTTATCTAAAAAAATAAAAGAATATTTACCATTTGACATGATACAACTTGAGGAAATTGCTGATGAAATTTATGTCTCCAAAAAAGGAAGGGTAAAAGAAGAAGATATTTCTCAGGCATTAGCTAAATTAAAATCCCCTGCAACCACTAAAAAACTTGGAAAACTAACTGATTTAAAAGAAGGTAAAGATATCTTAAAAGTAGTTTTAACAAACATTATATTAGATAGATTAGGAATATCAACTCATATTGATATTAAAACTATTGATAAATTTATTGAAAAATCGTCAGATAAGTAA
- the rpl18a gene encoding 50S ribosomal protein L18Ae, with protein sequence MAKIIKINGEILGKDEPMVFSKEYNVLKEEDALEIMYSEIGSKHHVKRAFIKVNSVEEIAVEDIKNHNLKKFIEMN encoded by the coding sequence ATGGCTAAAATAATAAAAATAAATGGCGAAATCCTTGGTAAAGATGAACCAATGGTATTTTCAAAAGAATACAATGTTTTAAAAGAAGAAGATGCTTTAGAAATCATGTACTCAGAAATTGGTAGTAAACACCATGTTAAAAGAGCATTCATCAAAGTAAACAGTGTTGAAGAAATAGCTGTTGAAGATATTAAAAACCACAACTTAAAAAAATTCATAGAAATGAATTAA